In a genomic window of Bombina bombina isolate aBomBom1 chromosome 8, aBomBom1.pri, whole genome shotgun sequence:
- the LOC128639073 gene encoding chemerin-like receptor 1 has translation MDNVTSTSMSNMFSIETTENSSSPEYDYDYYYEEGYETHLLTQRIVHIFSILVYAVAFILGTIGNGLVIWITGFRMKRTVNTVWFLNLAIADFIFTFFLPLSIVYIAVGFHWPFGTFMCKLNSTIAFLNLFASVFLLTVISIDRCLSVVQPVWSQNHRTPRLASMIAIAVWFIALTASLPYAFFRDTKTDDNSIKCFNNYSLMGEDVSGLGLLRQRSLIITRFIISFVIPFTVIVFCYSVIAFRLRINHLATSTKPFKVIVAVLISFFVCWFPYHVFSFLELSYIMHDEKHLHRILIVGVPITSSLAFVNSCVNPFLYVFIGRDFKDTFHRSLLFFFEKAFSEESFGTDIKSKTKSTSDSQMV, from the coding sequence ATGGATAATGTGACCAGTACTAGCATGTCAAACATGTTCTCTATCGAAACAACAGAGAACTCAAGTTCTCCTGAATATGACTATGATTACTATTATGAAGAAGGCTATGAAACCCACCTCCTTACTCAACGTATCGTTCACATTTTTTCCATACTAGTCTATGCTGTAGCTTTCATCCTGGGGACAATTGGAAATGGTTTGGTTATATGGATCACTGGATTCAGAATGAAAAGAACTGTCAACACAGTCTGGTTTCTTAATCTTGCAATTGCTGACTTTATCTTCACCTTCTTCCTGCCCCTTAGCATTGTCTACATAGCTGTCGGATTCCATTGGCCATTTGGAACATTTATGTGCAAGTTAAACAGCACCATTGCATTTCTCAATTTATTTGCAAGTGTCTTCCTATTGACTGTTATCAGTATTGACCGCTGTTTATCTGTTGTTCAGCCTGTATGGTCTCAGAACCACAGGACACCCAGACTGGCTTCCATGATAGCCATAGCTGTTTGGTTTATTGCCCTTACAGCTAGTTTGCCGTATGCTTTCTTTAGGGATACAAAAACAGATGATAACAGTATTAAATGCTTTAACAATTATAGCCTCATGGGTGAGGATGTTAGCGGTCTGGGTTTATTGAGACAGAGGTCATTAATAATTACAAGATTTATTATCAGCTTTGTTATACCTTTCACTGTCATTGTCTTCTGTTACTCAGTAATTGCTTTTCGTCTCCGCATAAATCACCTGGCTACATCTACCAAACCTTTCAAAGTTATTGTAGCTGTACTGATTTCATTCTTTGTATGTTGGTTTCCTTATCATGTGTTTTCCTTTTTGGAGCTGTCTTATATAATGCATGATGAAAAACATCTACATAGGATATTAATTGTTGGTGTACCCATCACATCCAGCCTGGCGTTTGTGAACAGCTGTGTTAACCCTTTCTTGTATGTTTTTATTGGCCGGGATTTCAAGGACACATTTCACCGatccttattatttttttttgaaaaagcatttagtGAGGAGTCTTTTGGAACAGATATCAAGAGCAAGACAAAGTCCACCTCAGATTCTCAAATGGTATAG